From the Malus domestica chromosome 17, GDT2T_hap1 genome, one window contains:
- the LOC139193400 gene encoding uncharacterized protein, which produces MAKQVSSESFELLLVLVWSVWKVRNDVLWNGIVCSPMDVHLKAQTWLAEFKKWNVANAPAVLVREVNWKHPDFGWIKCNFNAAWKENSACGGCGVVVRNATGGFMAALVSREEGIGSAMHAEAVAARTTVMFLQQWREAKVHLEGDVLLVVAAIQNEGSALHGHLGNLFQDTRRLLQRFEHWRVSFGPRESNRVAHRLARWSLMLNHHISWFEEPPDVINDLLIEDNLQI; this is translated from the coding sequence ATGGCTAAACAGGTTTCTTCGGAAAGTTTTGAATTGCTTCTGGTGTTAGTGTGGAGTGTGTGGAAGGTTCGCAATGATGTGTTATGGAACGGAATTGTTTGTTCTCCAATGGATGTTCATCTTAAAGCTCAGACGTGGTTAGCAGAATTTAAGAAATGGAATGTAGCTAACGCACCGGCGGTCTTGGTTCGGGAGGTTAACTGGAAACATCCAGATTTTGGGTGGATAAAGTGTAATTTTAATGCGGCTTGGAAGGAGAATAGTGCATGTGGAGGCTGTGGGGTTGTAGTTCGTAACGCAACAGGGGGTTTCATGGCTGCTCTAGTAAGTAGGGAGGAGGGTATTGGCTCGGCAATGCATGCTGAAGCTGTTGCGGCAAGGACAACAGTTATGTTTCTGCAGCAATGGAGAGAGGCTAAGGTTCATTTAGAAGGTGATGTGTTATTGGTGGTTGCTGCTATTCAGAATGAAGGATCGGCATTACACGGTCATCTGGGGAACCTGTTTCAGGACACAAGACGGCTTTTGCAGCGTTTTGAGCATTGGAGGGTTTCTTTCGGACCGAGAGAGTCCAATAGAGTGGCACATCGTCTTGCAAGGTGGAGTCTTATGCTAAATCATCATATTTCTTGGTTCGAAGAACCTCCTGATGTTATTAATGATTTGTTAATTGAGGATAACCTTCAAATTTAA